TAAAATGGCACCTTTTAGACAAACATTTGGTGAAGAATTGAGCTTGTTTTGAGATTAAGCTAATTAAAGCATGAATCAGAAGTGTATATTATTGAAAACAAATCTGATCTTACTGGGCTCCGAATGGCTATGGAGGTTTTGGCACTATGGTTGGACAGATCAAGAGCAATCTCCATGCCAGAATTTCCAGACCCAACAACCAACACCCTTTTCCCTCTGTACTTCTCTCCACTTTTATATTCAGTTGAGTGGATAACCTCCCCCGTGAAATCACTCAACCCTTCCACCTCCGGGATGAACGCATCACTGGTCTCGCCGGTCGCCACCACCAGAAACTTGCCGGAGTACTCCTCCACCTCGCCGGAACCAACATTCATCGCCCTAACTCTCCACTTCTTCTCAACCTCGTCGTAGTTTGCAGACTGGACCAGTCTCTGGTACATGGGTTTGATCTGAAAGTGAGAAACGTAGTCGTCCAGGTACTGGACGAACTGCTTCCTGGGAACATAGGTGGGGAAGGAGCTCGGAAATGGCATGTGGGGGAGCTCGCAGAACTGCTTTTTCAGGTGAAGGTGAAGGCGGTCGTACGATTTCTTCTTCCACATGGAAGCGAAGCAGTCCTCTCTCTCCAGAAGGATGTTCGGCACAGAGAGGCGGTTCAGGCAGGCGGCGGCGGCCAGGCCGGACGTCCCCGCGCCCACCACGATCACTTCCGGCAATTGCGTTTCCATAACTAACTGGTTGGCGGTGGTTGTGGTTCTTTCAATTGGGTTGCCTTATCAGAATTAGAGGTGCATTATATATAGGCTGATTGGTGGAGCTTTGTCAGttggagaatttttttttttttttttcttttctgttggagAGTTCGTCTTCATACAATAAA
The Diospyros lotus cultivar Yz01 chromosome 12, ASM1463336v1, whole genome shotgun sequence DNA segment above includes these coding regions:
- the LOC127813993 gene encoding probable indole-3-pyruvate monooxygenase YUCCA10 is translated as METQLPEVIVVGAGTSGLAAAACLNRLSVPNILLEREDCFASMWKKKSYDRLHLHLKKQFCELPHMPFPSSFPTYVPRKQFVQYLDDYVSHFQIKPMYQRLVQSANYDEVEKKWRVRAMNVGSGEVEEYSGKFLVVATGETSDAFIPEVEGLSDFTGEVIHSTEYKSGEKYRGKRVLVVGSGNSGMEIALDLSNHSAKTSIAIRSPIHILSTGMVNLAVALVKYIPLYAVDALQVMLSRLWYGDLTKYGIQRPTEGPFSMKLKYGKYPVIDVGTCSKIKSGEVQVLPAIARVKGDEVVFANGSSHPFDAIIFATGFKTSTHKWLRGDDYLLGEDGISKLSFPNNWKGKNGLYCVGLSRRGFYGAAMDAQNIAADINKALFPER